A window from Deltaproteobacteria bacterium encodes these proteins:
- a CDS encoding Na+/H+ antiporter subunit E, which produces MRRWIPQPLFSLFLWLVWLLLANSTAPGQMVLGGFLALILPLFTARFWPDRPCIRRPLVLTAYLLVFFWDIVVANLTVARLILGSPKRLRPAFVRLPLDLNNDFAVTVLAHTISLTPGTVSSDLSEDRKTLLVHALDVDDEAGMIRRIKTRYEAPLKEIFQC; this is translated from the coding sequence ATGAGACGATGGATCCCCCAACCCCTGTTCAGCCTCTTTCTCTGGCTCGTCTGGCTTCTGCTGGCCAACTCCACGGCCCCGGGCCAGATGGTCCTGGGCGGGTTCCTGGCCCTGATCCTGCCCCTGTTCACGGCCAGGTTCTGGCCCGACCGGCCGTGCATCCGCCGCCCCCTGGTCCTGACGGCCTATCTGCTGGTCTTCTTCTGGGACATCGTCGTGGCCAATCTGACCGTGGCCCGGCTCATCCTCGGCTCTCCCAAGCGACTTCGCCCGGCCTTCGTCCGCCTGCCCCTGGATCTGAACAACGACTTCGCCGTGACCGTCCTGGCCCACACCATCTCCCTGACCCCTGGAACGGTCTCGTCAGACCTGTCCGAGGACCGCAAAACGCTGCTCGTCCACGCCCTGGACGTGGATGACGAGGCCGGAATGATTCGACGCATCAAGACCCGGTACGAAGCCCCCCTGAAGGAGATCTTCCAATGTTGA
- a CDS encoding K+/H+ antiporter subunit F, which yields MLTIALTVAFCCIGAALALNFWRLLRGPGLPDRILALDTMAINTIALLVVLGIHQDLTEFFEAALLIAMMGFVGTVALCKYLLRGDIIE from the coding sequence ATGTTGACCATCGCCCTGACCGTGGCCTTCTGCTGCATTGGCGCGGCCCTGGCCCTCAATTTCTGGCGGCTTTTGCGCGGCCCCGGCCTGCCGGACCGCATTCTGGCCCTGGACACCATGGCCATCAACACCATCGCCCTGCTGGTGGTTCTGGGCATTCACCAGGATCTGACCGAATTTTTCGAGGCCGCCCTGCTCATCGCCATGATGGGCTTCGTCGGGACCGTGGCCCTGTGCAAGTACCTGCTCCGGGGCGACATCATCGAATAG
- a CDS encoding Na+/H+ antiporter subunit G: MLLELVISFFLIAGGLFALIGSIGLARLPDIFTRLHGPTKATTLGVGGILVASVLHFSAKGEGLSLHELLITLFLFATAPVSAYLIARAALHLRKTSDKSDDQG, translated from the coding sequence ATGCTGCTCGAACTCGTCATTTCCTTTTTCCTCATTGCCGGAGGCCTCTTTGCCCTCATAGGGTCCATCGGTCTGGCCCGCCTGCCCGACATCTTCACCCGCCTCCACGGCCCGACCAAGGCCACGACCCTGGGCGTTGGAGGCATTCTCGTGGCCTCGGTCCTCCACTTCAGCGCCAAGGGCGAGGGCCTCAGCCTCCACGAACTTTTGATCACCCTCTTTCTCTTCGCCACCGCTCCGGTCAGCGCCTACCTCATCGCCCGAGCCGCTTTGCATCTGCGCAAGACTTCAGACAAATCCGACGACCAGGGCTGA
- a CDS encoding 4Fe-4S dicluster domain-containing protein produces the protein MLEIEKVMSTGQLPKSADPTTYAMVQVDQDKCEACGNCHEVCPTGVIQAVGSDGKHQVVDPAACINCGQCLLNCPYGAIYEQVSFVDEILAKIKDPNTIVVSMPAPAVRYGLGEPFGMPPGTYVGGKMHAALRKLGFDLIWDNEFTADVTIMEEGTELINRIAKPDKKHPLPQFTSCCPGWVKFVETFYPELLPNVSTCKSPIGMLGPLAKTYGAQQTKTDPKKMYTVSIMPCIAKKFEGLRPEMNASGYRDTDATITTRELAYMIKKAGIDFVNLPEVQPDPILGESTGAATIFATSGGVMEAALRLAYEVLSGQKLTNPDIKAVRASEGIVTASVDVPKFGKVNVAVASGLDNAVKLCEEVKAGKSKHHFIEIMTCPGGCVNGGGQPLDPNIRVSDAGSPLLKTYKKRFGMC, from the coding sequence ATGCTCGAGATCGAAAAAGTCATGTCCACGGGTCAACTACCCAAATCCGCGGACCCGACCACCTATGCCATGGTCCAGGTGGACCAGGACAAGTGCGAGGCCTGCGGCAACTGCCACGAGGTATGTCCCACGGGGGTCATCCAGGCCGTGGGAAGCGACGGCAAACACCAAGTCGTTGACCCGGCGGCCTGCATCAACTGCGGCCAATGCCTGCTCAACTGTCCCTACGGGGCCATCTACGAACAGGTATCCTTTGTGGACGAAATCCTGGCCAAAATCAAAGACCCCAACACCATCGTGGTCTCCATGCCTGCTCCGGCCGTTCGATACGGCCTGGGCGAACCCTTTGGCATGCCTCCCGGAACCTATGTCGGCGGAAAGATGCATGCGGCCCTGCGCAAACTCGGCTTCGACCTGATCTGGGACAACGAGTTCACGGCCGACGTGACCATCATGGAAGAGGGCACGGAATTGATCAACCGCATCGCCAAGCCGGATAAAAAGCACCCGCTGCCCCAATTCACGTCCTGCTGTCCGGGCTGGGTCAAGTTTGTGGAGACCTTCTACCCCGAACTGCTTCCCAACGTCTCCACCTGCAAATCCCCCATCGGCATGCTCGGCCCCCTGGCCAAGACGTACGGGGCCCAACAGACCAAGACGGACCCGAAAAAAATGTACACGGTGTCCATCATGCCCTGTATTGCCAAGAAATTCGAAGGGCTTCGCCCGGAGATGAATGCCAGCGGCTATCGGGACACCGACGCCACCATCACCACCCGTGAACTGGCCTATATGATCAAAAAGGCCGGGATCGATTTCGTCAACCTGCCCGAGGTCCAGCCCGACCCAATTCTGGGCGAATCCACCGGCGCGGCGACCATCTTCGCCACCAGCGGCGGCGTGATGGAAGCCGCCCTGCGTCTGGCCTACGAGGTCCTCTCCGGCCAGAAGCTGACCAATCCCGACATCAAGGCCGTCCGGGCCAGCGAGGGCATTGTCACCGCCAGCGTGGACGTGCCCAAATTCGGCAAGGTCAACGTGGCCGTGGCCAGCGGACTCGATAACGCGGTCAAACTTTGCGAGGAGGTCAAGGCCGGGAAATCCAAGCACCACTTCATCGAGATCATGACCTGCCCCGGGGGGTGCGTGAACGGAGGCGGTCAGCCCCTGGACCCGAACATTCGTGTTTCGGACGCCGGGTCACCTCTCCTGAAAACCTACAAGAAACGCTTCGGCATGTGCTAG
- a CDS encoding hydrogenase small subunit: MSNTIKEVTRRCFLKVAGVATVMTVTGIHFVDTAKAAALDFIGKRQTSVYNADANIYAVRKSQDNPMVQKIYAKDGFLHDGPCGHKSHDLLHTHYTDRSAELKKVRAKGIKLKL, encoded by the coding sequence ATGAGCAATACCATCAAGGAAGTTACACGTCGGTGCTTTCTCAAGGTCGCCGGTGTGGCCACGGTCATGACCGTGACCGGCATCCACTTCGTCGACACGGCCAAGGCTGCCGCTCTTGATTTCATCGGCAAGAGACAGACGTCAGTATACAACGCCGACGCCAATATCTATGCCGTCAGAAAATCCCAGGACAACCCCATGGTTCAGAAGATCTACGCCAAGGACGGTTTCCTGCACGACGGCCCCTGCGGTCACAAATCGCATGACCTGCTGCACACCCATTACACGGATCGCAGCGCCGAGCTCAAGAAGGTCCGTGCCAAGGGTATCAAACTGAAGCTGTAA
- a CDS encoding tetratricopeptide repeat protein, with the protein MFIRSLFAVAMTALIMIGSMSAAAGREHPRTLLHQGERFLAMGKYQAAIARYSKVIDCCEGTIEAAEAHNDLGVIHARQGNMDLAIQEYEAALQRTPYPLAHFNLGKALADRFSATGGEEVRKRALFHLETFQTYLVQARDLPPIVTWQQVEIEIFLKSAIENLSGSE; encoded by the coding sequence ATGTTCATCCGTTCCCTTTTTGCCGTGGCCATGACGGCCTTGATTATGATCGGATCAATGTCGGCTGCAGCCGGGAGAGAGCATCCCCGCACGCTTCTGCACCAGGGTGAGCGATTCCTGGCCATGGGCAAATATCAGGCGGCCATCGCCCGGTACTCCAAGGTGATCGACTGCTGCGAGGGCACCATCGAGGCCGCCGAGGCCCACAACGACCTCGGGGTCATTCACGCCCGGCAGGGCAACATGGATCTGGCCATCCAGGAGTACGAAGCAGCCTTGCAGAGAACCCCGTATCCTTTGGCGCACTTCAATCTGGGCAAGGCCTTGGCGGATCGATTTTCGGCGACAGGCGGGGAGGAGGTGCGCAAAAGGGCGTTGTTTCATTTGGAGACGTTTCAAACCTATTTGGTCCAAGCGCGGGACCTTCCACCCATTGTCACTTGGCAGCAGGTCGAAATCGAAATATTTCTCAAATCGGCCATCGAAAATTTGTCGGGATCGGAATAA